GTCGCAAGAGAGTGAAAAGATGACAAACCTTCAACTTCCAGATAACTTAGCAAAGCAGATACGGGAAACGGCTGAAGCGATTGGGATAACGATCCCTGATCTGCTTCGCCAACTCATTTCAGATTACCGGCACAAACAGAATCAAGCTTTACCCGCCAGGCAACAAAGTAATGCAACTTCACCTATAACCGAGCGTTTGAATGCAATTTATATAAAAGAGACATCGCCGTTGGACATGGCCCTATTCAAAATGCAAACCCTTTCGCTGGGCCGTGAACAATGGTGATTGAGCAGGGTGACATTTGGTGGGCAGAATTACCAGAACCGGCAGGATCTGAGCCTGGCTACCGACGGCCAGTCATCGTTGTTCAAAGCAATGATTTCAATCGGAGTCGTATCCGCACAATTGTTTGTGTAGCACTCACTTCAAATGTAGCGCTGGCGGAAGCGCCAGGCAATGTTTTTATGCCCAGCAGCCTGACTGGCTTGCAACGCGATTCTGTTGCGAACGTATCGCAGGTTGTCACTCTTGATCGAGGCTTTCTTACCGAGCGTGTTGGCCAGCTTGACTCCGATTTGCTGGAAGGAATTTTGGATGGCATAGAACTTGTCATAGGTCGGGGCCAATATTCAGGAGTTTAACTGAATCTTTACTTGACGCATTCATCGCTCGCGGTATAATCGCCCCAACTTTATAACCCAAAGACATAAAGAGACGTGTCACCGGGCAACTTTTCAGAGAGCCGCCGGACGGTGCGAGGCGGCAAGCCAACCAGGTGATTTCCACTCTTGAGGCCAGAGCAAAAATGGCCTGTCGCCCCCGAAAGGTGTGGCCGGGTAAGCCCGTTATAGCGTTTGAGGTCGCAACTCCCACCCGACCCTCCCCCATTTTCACCCAACGAAAATAGGGGAGGGCAAGAGAAGGGTTCCGACAAAAGCAGGTGGCACCACGAGCGGCCCC
This Chloroflexota bacterium DNA region includes the following protein-coding sequences:
- a CDS encoding type II toxin-antitoxin system PemK/MazF family toxin, encoding MVIEQGDIWWAELPEPAGSEPGYRRPVIVVQSNDFNRSRIRTIVCVALTSNVALAEAPGNVFMPSSLTGLQRDSVANVSQVVTLDRGFLTERVGQLDSDLLEGILDGIELVIGRGQYSGV